A DNA window from Daucus carota subsp. sativus chromosome 3, DH1 v3.0, whole genome shotgun sequence contains the following coding sequences:
- the LOC108212610 gene encoding protein ROS1A-like — protein sequence MKGECKYFASATASNRLALPERLSKNVETAGNHVVKTTPLELEFDVNISDHGYQHLDSEYESHKCEPLIELPASPSRELEDIEDLLKDSDHCSNSGETDDDILTIRLESKVLRESKPESANKKIISTKVDTTETWDILNFPVPSPKPILKLAGRLLTVHKVFELPDSHPILERVDRRDPDDPSPYLFAVWEEEGELSGKPRSLVSQISEDCRSPKPEVCHEIVCCGSPSRNIEKQKLPTICGTLLIPVRSANHGTFPLNGTYFQVNEVFADDESTQTPIVVPRQWLSGLPIRFLYCGRTATTTFKGLSADLIQHAFSKGTKPSFSHTEKCYQWKTNNKKTKNQVYQFA from the exons ATGAAGGGAGAGTGCAAGTATTTTGCTAGTGCAACAGCAAG TAATAGGCTTGCCCTACCGGAACGTTTGAGCAAAAATGTGGAAACCGCTGGAAACCACGTTGTAAAAACAACACCACTGGAGTTGGAGTTTGATGTTAACATATCAGATCACGGATACCAGCACCTAGATTCAGAATATGAAAGTCATAAATGTGAACCATTAATTGAGCTTCCTGCTTCTCCTTCCCGTGAACTTGAAGATATTGAAGACCTTCTCAAAGATTCTGATCATTGCAGTAATTCTGGGGAGACTGACGACGATATACTTACTATCAGACTTGAAAGTAAAGTCCTAAGAGAAAGTAAACCAGAATCtgcaaataagaaaattatttcaactaaaGTAGACACAACAGAGACATgggatattttaaattttccggTTCCTTCCCCGAAGCCAATACTAAAACTTGCAGGCCGCTTATTGACTGTGCACAAAGT CTTCGAACTTCCTGATTCACACCCTATATTGGAAAGA GTGGACAGGAGGGATCCTGATGATCCATCTCCATACCTTTTTGCAGTGTGGGAAGAGGAAG GAGAGTTATCCGGTAAACCTAGAAGTTTGGTTTCACAAATTTCGGAAGATTGCAGATCCCCAAAACCAGAAGTCTGCCATGAAATTGTATGCTGCGGCTCTCCATCCCGGAATATTGAGAAGCAGAAGTTACCAACTATTTGTGGAACACTTCTG ATCCCAGTTCGTTCAGCAAATCACGGAACCTTTCCACTTAATGGAACATACTTCCAGGTTAATGAG GTATTTGCTGATGATGAATCTACTCAGACGCCAATTGTTGTTCCAAGACAATGGTTATCAGGTCTTCCAATAAGATTTCTGTACTGTGGAAGAACTGCAACAACAACATTCAAAG gCTTAAGTGCAGACCTTATCCAGCATGCGTTCTCTAAAGGTACTAAACCATCCTTCTCTCATACAGAAAAGTGTTACCAAtggaaaacaaataataaaaagacCAAAAACCAAGTTTATCAATTTGCTTAA
- the LOC108213874 gene encoding uncharacterized protein LOC108213874: protein MDSKELKFINAHGKSESLGLCIQPARASARELIYCTICEFEIKGVWYITTGPEYKVCSTCFDRYVQPISKNQLAPEVEKKLVSLHVEEMKVYNAMTHSLYSDLRGLGLSCKICSPKGERRPARWAYGNTYNGRVHACHIFCVVERIGANRSDNGTIDYETNPFWKAVGRISLEAFKKLAEDLVPFPFNSAMSIILKLRAYQDHTRST from the exons ATGGATTCTAAGGAGTTGAAGTTTATTAATGCTCATGGAAAGTCTGAGTCACTTGGTCTGTGTATCCAACCAGCTAGAGCTAGTGCAAGAGAATTAATCTACTGTACCATATGCGAGTTTGAAATAAAGGGCGTGTGGTACATAACAACTGGTCCTGAGTACAAAGTTTGCAGCACATGTTTTGATAGATATGTACAACCTATCTCAAAGAACCAGCTTGCTCCAGAAGTTGAGAAGAAGCTAGTCTCTCTTCATGTGGAGGAAATGAAAGTATACAATGCGATGACTCACAGCCTTTACAGCGACTTGAGGGGCTTGGGCTTGTCATGCAAAATATGCAGCCCTAAAGGCGAAAGAAGGCCGGCTAGGTGGGCATACGGTAATACCTACAACGGCAGGGTACATGCATGTCACATTTTTTGCGTGGTGGAGAGAATCGGAGCGAATCGGAGTGATAACGGTACTATTGATTACGAGACCAATCCATTTTGGAAAGCTGTGGGTAGGATTTCCTTAGAAGCATTTAAGAAACTAGCGGAGGATCTGGTGCCATTTCCGTTTAACTCTGCAATGAGTATTATTCTCAAGTTGAGGGCTTACCAG GATCACACCAGGAGTACTTGA